CCTCACCGCCCACCAGCACCTTGGCACCGCGGTCGACCGCCTCGGCGAGCTGGGCGACCAGCAGGTCTCGCTGCGCGGCGGTGTGCAGCGGCCCGATGGGCAACTTGGGCCTCTCGGGCTTCGACGTGCCAGGACCCGGCTCGTAGCGGGAGACGCGGGTGACGAACTGGTCGAGGAATGCGTCGTAGACATCCGTGTGGACGAAGGCGCGCTTCGGTGCCAGACAGGCCTGTCCGCAGTTCCAGTAGCGGCCGATCTGGATCATCTTGATCGCGCTGCCCAGGTCGGCGTCAGGCAGGACGATCGTGGGATCCGACCCGCCGAGCTCCAGACTGACGTGCTTGAGCGCCGGGCCGGCCGTCTCCATGATCTTCTGACCGGTCGCCGTCTGGCCGGTGAAGGCGATGCGCCGCACGTCCGGGTGCGCGACCAGAGCCGCACCCGTGTCCGGCCCGCCGGTCACCACGTTGAAGACACCCGGCGGCAGCCCTGCCACGGCGCTCAGCTCGGCGACGCGCAGCGTCGTCAGCGGCGTCGTCTCCGCCGGCTTGGCGACCACGGTGTTGCCGGTCGCCAGGGCGGGGCCGAGCTTGTTGGCCAGCAGCGTCAACGGGAAGTTCCACGGGATGATCGCGCCTACCACGCCGAGCGGGCGGCGGACGATCAGGCCGTAGGACCGGCCGAACTGGCTCGGCAGATCCTGGTAGCTGCCCCTCACCTTCGTGGCCGCCTCGGCGTAGTAGCGCAGACCTGCGAGGAAGTGGGCGAACTCGCCGTTGGCCTCCAAGGTCGGTTTGCCCTGCTCGGCCACCAGGCTGGACACGAGCTCCCTGCGGTGCTGCTCGAAGAGATCGGCCAGCGCCCGCAGGTGGTCAGCACGGTCGGCCGCGTCGGTGGTGCGCCACGACATGAACGCCTCGCGGGCGGCGCCCACCGCGACATCGACGCCCCGCGATCCCGCTTCGGGCACGTCATCGATCGCAGCGCCGGTGGCGGGATCGGTCACCGTGAGGCGATCGCCGTCTCCGGACACGGTCTCTCCGGCGATCCACATGTCGGCCACGTCGGACTCCTTGGTTCCGGCCCGCAACGACGCCGCGAGGCTGATCGGGCCGTGACGGTGCCTCGTCCGGCGGTGTGGCCCGTCCCTGCGCGATCGTGGGACGGGACGGTCGGAGTGTAGCTGACTGACCGGTCGGTCTGTCAAGGTTCGGCGGTCGCCACCGGCTCGCCGTCGGACAGTGCCCGCGCCACGGCGTCGGGCCACGGGCACGCACGACCGTCGCCGTCGATGAAGACCACGACCAACCGTGCGGTCGCGATCAGGCGCTCCGCCGACGTCAGGCGCGCCTTGTACGTCGCAGACGTGCGTCCGACGCGCGCCACCGTGAGCGAGATCTCGGCCGGCCGGTCGAAGTGCAGTGGCGCGAAGAACTCCGCTTCGACGTGGCGACGTGGCGTGAAGCCGAACGTGACGTCGATGATGCCAAGGTCGCGGTGCAGTTGTGCCTCCGCGGCCTCGATGAACCGCCAGAGCACGCTGTGGTGCCAGTAGCCGGCGGCGTCGGTGTCGATCCAGTCCAGTTGCCGCCGCAGCGTCACGCCCGCACCCACGGTCACCCTCGATCGCTTGACACCCCTGACTGACCGGTTAGTCTACGCGACATCCGGCCGCTGGTGATGCAGCGAGGGCCGGCGGACGGTGGAGGGCCGCCATGGATCCGCATCGCAACATCAGCCTGCTCACCGACCGCAACCTGGAGGCGGGGCGTGGCGACAAGCCGGCGCTGATCACCGGAGACGGCGACGAGGTCACGTTCGCCGAGGTCCACGCGCTGGCGTCGCGGTTCGCAGCGCGACTGCGCGACCGCGGCGTCGCCCGTGAGCAGCGGGTCGTGCTGATCATGGACGACACGCCGCGGTTCCATGCGGCGTTCCTTG
This DNA window, taken from Euzebyales bacterium, encodes the following:
- a CDS encoding aldehyde dehydrogenase family protein; protein product: MWIAGETVSGDGDRLTVTDPATGAAIDDVPEAGSRGVDVAVGAAREAFMSWRTTDAADRADHLRALADLFEQHRRELVSSLVAEQGKPTLEANGEFAHFLAGLRYYAEAATKVRGSYQDLPSQFGRSYGLIVRRPLGVVGAIIPWNFPLTLLANKLGPALATGNTVVAKPAETTPLTTLRVAELSAVAGLPPGVFNVVTGGPDTGAALVAHPDVRRIAFTGQTATGQKIMETAGPALKHVSLELGGSDPTIVLPDADLGSAIKMIQIGRYWNCGQACLAPKRAFVHTDVYDAFLDQFVTRVSRYEPGPGTSKPERPKLPIGPLHTAAQRDLLVAQLAEAVDRGAKVLVGGEVVDGPGNFFQPAVVVDVPGDSRLATEEVFGPVLPVWRVDDLDEAIARANDTTYGLGSSIWTTDATAIDRAMRELEAGVTWVNQLHYGYDEMPFGGTKMSGLGKEHGLEAIAEYVETKSVVVGGLG
- a CDS encoding thioesterase family protein — encoded protein: MTVGAGVTLRRQLDWIDTDAAGYWHHSVLWRFIEAAEAQLHRDLGIIDVTFGFTPRRHVEAEFFAPLHFDRPAEISLTVARVGRTSATYKARLTSAERLIATARLVVVFIDGDGRACPWPDAVARALSDGEPVATAEP